The Bos javanicus breed banteng chromosome 18, ARS-OSU_banteng_1.0, whole genome shotgun sequence genome has a segment encoding these proteins:
- the CXCL17 gene encoding C-X-C motif chemokine 17, giving the protein MKVLISFLLLLLPLMLMSVVSSSSHTGVVRGQRYQRQASGRWLQEGGQECECQDWFLRAPRRTLMAAPRLTKPCPCDRFKGRMKKTRHQRHHRKSNKPSRACQQFLTRCLLESFALPL; this is encoded by the exons ATGAAGGTTCTgatctctttcctcctcctgttGCTGCCACTAATGCTGATGTCTGTGGTCTCCAGCAGCTCACacacag GGGTCGTGAGAGGCCAGAGGTACCAACGCCAGGCTTCTGGGAGGTGGCTCCAAGAAGGAGGCCAAGAATGTGAATGCCAAG ATTGGTTCCTGAGAGCCCCCAGAAGAACGCTCATGGCAGCGCCCAGGCTGACAAAGCCGTGTCCCTGTGATCGTTTCAAGGGCAGGATGAAGAAAACCA GACACCAAAGACATCACAGGAAGTCAAACAAGCCCTCCAGAGCCTGCCAGCAGTTTCTCACACGATGTCTGCTAGAAAGCTTTGCTCTGCCCTTATAG